A genomic stretch from Falco naumanni isolate bFalNau1 chromosome 8, bFalNau1.pat, whole genome shotgun sequence includes:
- the LOC121092182 gene encoding deoxycytidine kinase 2 yields MSTPAKRHCRSPTGSLDFSFQKRLKKISIEGNIAAGKSTFVRLLEKHSDEWEVIPEPIAKWCNVQTADNEYEELSTSQKNGGNLLKMLYDKPTRWAYTFQTYACLSRVRAQLKPISAKLHEAEHPVQFFERSVYSDRYVFASNLFESGNINETEWTIYQDWHMWLLNQFESDLELDGMIYLRTTPQKCKERLQMRGREEEQGIELEYLENLHNKHEAWLYERTMRVDFENLKEIPILVLDVDEDFKNDKIKQEYLIDQVKSFLSS; encoded by the exons ATGTCCACCCCGGCCAAGCGGCACTGCCGCAGCCCCACCGGCTCCCTCGACTTCAGCTTCCAGAAGCGCCTCAAGAAGATTTCCATCGAAGGGAACATCG CTGCGGGGAAGTCAACGTTTGTCAGGCTGCTGGAGAAACACAGCGACGAGTGGGAGGTCATCCCTGAACCCATCGCCAAGTGGTGCAACGTCCAAACAGCCGACAACGAGTACGAG GAGCTTTCAACATCTCAGAAGAACGGAGGAAATCTACTTAAAATGCTGTATGATAAACCCACAAGATGGGCTTACACATTTCAGACTTACGCTTGCTTGAGCAGAGTAAGAGCGCAATTAAAACCCATCTCAGCCAAGCTACATGAAGCAGAACATCCAGTGCAATTTTTTGAAAGATCTGTGTACAGTGACAG ATACGTATTTGCTTCTAACCTGTTTGAGTCTGGAAACATTAATGAAACAGAGTGGACAATTTATCAGGACTGGCACATGTGGCTTTTGAATCAGTTTGAATCAGACCTAGAACTGGATGGCATGATCTACCTAAGAACCACACCTCAG AAATGCAAGGAAAGGCTACAGATgaggggaagagaagaggaacaaGGAATTGAACTTGAGTATTTGGAAAACCTCCACAATAAACATGAAGCCTGGCTTTATGAAAGGACTATGAG AGTTGATTTTGAGAACCTTAAAGAAATTCCCATCCTAGTTTTGGATGTTGATGAAGATTTTAAGAATGATAAGATTAAACAGGAGTATTTGATTGACCAG gtCAAGTCTTTCCTGAGTTCCtaa